The proteins below come from a single Calditrichota bacterium genomic window:
- a CDS encoding 4Fe-4S dicluster domain-containing protein, with product MEKTKKLHEIKIIEELCKGCEICVEFCPFDVLAMNGPLVEVVNLEKCTACGLCELHCPDFAIIVTKNK from the coding sequence ATGGAAAAAACAAAAAAACTCCATGAAATCAAGATAATAGAAGAGCTCTGCAAAGGATGTGAAATTTGTGTAGAATTCTGTCCTTTTGACGTTTTAGCCATGAACGGCCCGCTGGTCGAGGTCGTCAATCTGGAAAAATGCACAGCCTGTGGTCTGTGCGAGTTGCATTGCCCGGATTTTGCCATTATCGTCACGAAAAATAAGTGA
- a CDS encoding class I SAM-dependent methyltransferase, translating to MAKKIDFSLNPELDQPLRSYFNGLAADWEKMQLIDDSKLFSLLCRLPFSGAKRILDVGCGTGALFPHLLRLADLDAQIIALDFAESMALEAANHTNHQIEILCGDILRLPVQKNSVDIIIAFQVFPHLKNKNLALRQCWQALRQGGELAIIHLQGSRQLNAFHAGLNGVVADHNLPSAEKMKEMFEQQNFDVNWWVDEPEEYFVSGKKKTI from the coding sequence ATGGCAAAGAAAATTGACTTCTCGTTAAATCCTGAACTAGATCAGCCACTCCGGTCCTATTTCAACGGTCTGGCGGCAGATTGGGAGAAAATGCAGCTCATCGACGACAGTAAGTTATTTAGCTTGCTCTGCCGACTGCCTTTTTCCGGCGCCAAACGAATTCTCGACGTGGGTTGCGGGACAGGCGCCCTGTTTCCGCATTTGCTCCGGCTTGCTGATTTAGACGCGCAAATTATCGCGCTTGATTTTGCAGAAAGCATGGCTTTGGAGGCTGCAAACCATACCAATCATCAAATTGAAATTCTGTGCGGCGACATTCTCCGCTTGCCTGTGCAAAAAAACAGCGTCGATATCATCATTGCCTTTCAGGTTTTTCCCCATTTGAAAAACAAAAATCTCGCCCTTCGTCAATGCTGGCAAGCGCTGCGCCAAGGCGGAGAGTTGGCAATCATTCATTTGCAAGGCAGCCGCCAACTTAACGCCTTCCACGCTGGTTTAAACGGCGTCGTCGCGGATCACAACTTGCCGTCGGCAGAAAAGATGAAAGAGATGTTTGAACAGCAAAATTTCGACGTAAACTGGTGGGTAGATGAACCCGAAGAATATTTTGTCAGCGGGAAAAAGAAAACTATCTGA
- a CDS encoding 2-oxoacid:ferredoxin oxidoreductase subunit beta: MFDYEKYLRLDKLPLIWCAGCGDGIVLKAMLRAIDRTGLSKDEIAMVSGIGCSSRLTGYVDFNTLHTTHGRAIAYATGIKMVKPEMTVIVVTGDGDATAIGGNHYIHAARRNIDLTVILFNNNIYGMTGGQVSPTTPRGFLASTAPFGNIDNSFNISGLAQAAGASFVARGTVYDAVKLDRMIEKAIQKKGFSVVEVMTPCPTAFGRRNRLGNGARMIKDLKPVSVSLAKAAQMEPDELADKIVTGILVDDDKPEYTENYLKLIEKFQKSNK; encoded by the coding sequence ATGTTTGATTACGAAAAATATTTACGCCTCGACAAATTACCGCTCATCTGGTGCGCCGGTTGCGGCGACGGCATTGTTTTGAAAGCGATGCTGCGCGCCATCGACCGAACCGGCCTGTCGAAAGATGAAATAGCGATGGTATCCGGAATTGGTTGCTCCAGTCGCCTGACCGGGTATGTAGATTTCAATACTTTGCACACGACGCATGGCAGAGCGATCGCCTACGCCACAGGCATCAAAATGGTGAAGCCGGAGATGACAGTAATCGTCGTCACAGGCGATGGCGACGCCACGGCGATCGGCGGCAATCACTATATTCATGCGGCGCGACGAAATATCGACCTGACAGTAATTTTGTTCAATAACAATATCTATGGTATGACCGGCGGACAGGTTTCGCCGACGACTCCTCGCGGATTTCTTGCCAGTACTGCGCCTTTTGGCAATATTGATAATTCTTTTAATATCAGTGGATTAGCTCAAGCAGCAGGAGCGAGTTTTGTCGCCCGGGGAACAGTCTATGATGCCGTAAAACTTGACCGAATGATTGAAAAGGCAATTCAAAAAAAAGGCTTTTCCGTGGTAGAAGTGATGACGCCGTGCCCGACGGCCTTTGGCCGTAGAAATCGCCTCGGAAACGGCGCGCGCATGATCAAGGATTTGAAACCGGTGTCAGTATCATTGGCGAAAGCAGCCCAAATGGAACCCGATGAATTGGCCGACAAAATCGTTACCGGTATTCTCGTGGACGACGATAAGCCAGAATACACGGAAAACTATTTGAAATTAATTGAAAAATTCCAAAAATCCAACAAATAA
- a CDS encoding 2-oxoacid:ferredoxin oxidoreductase subunit gamma, with the protein MSYRYEIRLSGEGGQGLVLAGKILAEAAAIYDNKNATQSQSYGPEARGGASRSEVIISDEEIDYPKAMHIDFLLALTQEACNRYSKDLKENAILLVDADAVKTLPQVNANIYQIPIIEIARSDVGRVMVANIVALGILQALTDIVSYEAIESAVLARVPKGTEEMNQRALSIGRKYGLEIARKKSTNQ; encoded by the coding sequence ATGAGCTATCGTTATGAAATACGATTAAGCGGCGAAGGCGGACAGGGATTGGTTTTGGCCGGAAAAATCCTGGCTGAAGCGGCAGCGATTTATGACAACAAAAATGCGACACAAAGCCAATCTTATGGGCCTGAAGCGCGTGGCGGCGCCAGTCGGTCGGAAGTCATCATCTCTGACGAAGAGATCGACTACCCCAAAGCGATGCACATCGACTTTTTGCTGGCGTTGACTCAGGAAGCTTGCAACCGATATTCGAAAGATTTGAAAGAAAACGCAATTCTGCTCGTTGACGCCGACGCCGTCAAGACTCTTCCGCAGGTCAATGCGAATATTTACCAAATTCCGATAATTGAAATTGCTCGCAGCGACGTGGGCCGAGTTATGGTTGCCAACATTGTCGCGCTGGGAATTTTGCAAGCGTTGACAGACATTGTTAGCTATGAAGCTATAGAATCGGCGGTACTGGCGCGCGTGCCCAAAGGCACCGAAGAAATGAATCAACGCGCGCTCTCAATCGGAAGAAAATATGGTCTTGAAATAGCGCGAAAAAAGTCAACTAACCAATAG
- a CDS encoding 2-oxoacid:acceptor oxidoreductase subunit alpha → MENQKNVRVMTGNEACAEGAIVAGCRFFAGYPITPSSEIAEILSEKLPQVGGKFIQMEDEISSMGAIIGASLTGAKSMTATSGPGFSLKQENLGYASLTEVPCVVVNVMRGGPSTGLPTLAAQGDIMQTRWGTHGDHPIIVLMPNGVRETFELTVRAFNLSERYRVPVILLMDEIIAHVSEKVSLPDPSEVDVWERTKPNIPPEEYLPYQMTETDIPPFVSFGEGYRYHVTGLVHDETGFPTNNGEEINRFLHRLNRKVERYKNEIIEFENEKDKGARIGIFSFGSTSRSAKQATSMARAKGIKIHSLRTKVIWPFPAEQVLEMAENVDVIIVPELNFGQVAHEVEWASRGKCEVMKINRVDGEPINPLEILEAFEKLDKQ, encoded by the coding sequence ATGGAAAATCAAAAAAACGTCCGCGTGATGACGGGCAACGAAGCATGCGCAGAAGGCGCTATTGTCGCCGGTTGTCGATTTTTTGCAGGTTATCCTATCACTCCCTCATCAGAAATTGCAGAAATTTTGTCAGAAAAACTTCCGCAAGTTGGCGGTAAATTCATCCAGATGGAAGATGAAATCTCCTCAATGGGCGCAATAATCGGCGCGTCTCTAACAGGCGCAAAATCCATGACCGCAACCAGCGGCCCCGGGTTTTCCCTGAAGCAGGAAAATTTGGGCTATGCTTCATTAACGGAAGTCCCCTGCGTCGTGGTCAATGTTATGCGCGGCGGGCCCAGCACCGGTCTTCCGACTCTTGCTGCACAAGGCGACATCATGCAAACTCGCTGGGGGACGCACGGCGACCATCCGATTATTGTACTGATGCCCAATGGCGTCAGAGAAACATTCGAGCTCACCGTTCGCGCATTCAATCTTTCCGAACGCTACCGTGTGCCAGTGATTCTGCTGATGGACGAAATCATCGCCCACGTGAGCGAAAAAGTCAGTCTTCCCGACCCGTCAGAAGTCGATGTCTGGGAACGAACCAAGCCGAACATTCCTCCGGAAGAATATCTCCCCTATCAGATGACAGAAACAGACATTCCGCCGTTTGTGAGTTTTGGCGAGGGCTACCGCTATCACGTCACCGGTTTGGTGCACGACGAAACCGGTTTTCCCACCAACAACGGCGAAGAAATCAACCGTTTCCTCCATCGGTTAAATCGCAAGGTCGAACGATACAAAAACGAGATTATTGAGTTTGAAAACGAAAAAGATAAAGGAGCGCGCATCGGCATTTTTTCCTTTGGCTCCACTTCCAGATCGGCAAAACAGGCGACTTCCATGGCGCGCGCGAAAGGAATAAAAATTCACTCGCTTCGCACAAAAGTCATCTGGCCTTTTCCCGCGGAACAAGTTTTAGAGATGGCGGAAAATGTCGACGTCATTATTGTTCCCGAACTCAATTTCGGACAGGTTGCCCATGAAGTGGAATGGGCTTCCCGCGGAAAATGCGAAGTAATGAAAATTAATCGGGTGGACGGAGAGCCGATTAATCCATTAGAAATTTTAGAAGCGTTTGAAAAATTAGACAAGCAATAA
- the hypD gene encoding hydrogenase formation protein HypD, with translation MKYISEYRDRTLCENLSEKIKRSHRKPINLMEVCGTHTMSIARNGIRQILPETINLISGPGCPVCVTSQYEIDQFIELANQKDVIVTTFGDLMRVPGSRSSLQKERANGADVRVVYSTLDCLAIAQKNPAKEVVFLGVGFETTAPTIAAAILAAENKNLKNFSVISAHKIVPPALVALMENAQVNVDGFICPGHVSVIIGAQAYAPIAEKYHVPCVVTGFEPADILQGLFMLVEQFENDEAKVEIAYRRTVTWEGNRRAMQILDQVFESVNAEWRGLGVIAGSGLKIRDEFSEFDALRKFALDVPYAADPPGCACGEILAGTKNPFQCQLFGKSCTPETPVGPCMVSSEGTCAAYFRYRARDIEL, from the coding sequence ATGAAGTACATTTCTGAATATCGCGATCGAACGTTGTGCGAAAATCTGTCGGAAAAAATAAAGCGCAGCCATCGCAAGCCGATCAATTTGATGGAAGTCTGCGGCACGCATACCATGTCCATCGCCAGGAACGGCATTCGGCAGATTTTACCGGAGACGATAAATTTAATTTCGGGTCCAGGATGTCCGGTGTGCGTGACTTCTCAGTATGAAATAGATCAATTTATCGAATTGGCGAATCAGAAAGACGTCATCGTTACCACTTTTGGGGATTTGATGCGCGTTCCCGGGAGCCGTTCTTCTCTGCAAAAGGAGCGCGCCAATGGCGCCGATGTCCGCGTTGTTTATTCCACGCTCGATTGTCTGGCTATTGCGCAAAAAAATCCTGCCAAAGAGGTCGTCTTTCTGGGTGTCGGATTTGAGACCACGGCGCCCACGATTGCTGCGGCTATTTTGGCTGCCGAAAATAAAAATTTGAAAAATTTTTCTGTCATTTCCGCCCATAAAATTGTGCCTCCGGCATTGGTTGCGCTCATGGAAAATGCGCAGGTCAACGTCGACGGTTTTATTTGCCCGGGACACGTTTCAGTGATCATTGGCGCTCAAGCATACGCGCCGATCGCAGAAAAATACCATGTCCCGTGCGTTGTGACCGGTTTTGAGCCGGCGGATATTTTGCAAGGATTGTTCATGCTGGTCGAACAGTTTGAAAACGACGAGGCGAAGGTTGAAATTGCCTATCGCCGGACCGTGACCTGGGAAGGGAATAGGCGGGCGATGCAGATTTTGGATCAGGTGTTCGAATCAGTAAATGCAGAATGGCGCGGATTGGGCGTGATTGCCGGCAGCGGTTTGAAAATCAGGGATGAGTTCAGCGAATTTGACGCATTGCGGAAATTTGCTCTGGACGTACCCTATGCCGCGGATCCGCCGGGTTGTGCCTGCGGCGAAATTCTTGCCGGCACGAAGAATCCGTTCCAATGCCAGCTGTTCGGAAAAAGCTGCACGCCGGAGACGCCGGTCGGGCCGTGCATGGTTTCTTCGGAAGGAACGTGTGCGGCATATTTTCGATATCGCGCGCGCGACATTGAATTGTGA
- a CDS encoding HypC/HybG/HupF family hydrogenase formation chaperone has translation MCLAVPMKVIEIDGNRAKVEMGGTMRVVGLDIIDPLPKVGDYVIVHAGFVINIIDEAEAQTILHDFAVLFGDDDEVHF, from the coding sequence ATGTGTCTTGCGGTGCCGATGAAGGTTATTGAGATTGACGGAAATCGGGCGAAAGTTGAAATGGGCGGAACAATGCGCGTTGTGGGCCTGGACATTATCGATCCGCTGCCGAAAGTCGGGGATTACGTGATTGTCCACGCCGGGTTTGTGATAAATATTATTGACGAAGCAGAGGCGCAGACAATCCTGCACGATTTTGCGGTCTTATTCGGAGACGACGATGAAGTACATTTCTGA